One region of Oncorhynchus tshawytscha isolate Ot180627B unplaced genomic scaffold, Otsh_v2.0 Un_contig_8974_pilon_pilon, whole genome shotgun sequence genomic DNA includes:
- the LOC121845916 gene encoding uncharacterized protein LOC121845916 produces MQGTAEPLGPHLRQVPVHRITHRPSQLRTGPAHLRQVPVHRITHRPSQLRTGPAHLTQVPVHRITHRPSQLRTGPAHLRPVPVHRITHRPSQLRTGPAHLTQVPVHRITHRPSQLRTSPAHLRQVPVHRITHRPSQLRTGPAHLRQVPVHRITHRPSQLRTGPAHLRQVPVHRITHRPSQLRTGPAHLRQVPVHRITHRPSQLRTGPAHLRQVPVHRITHRPSQLRTGPAHLRQVPVHKITHRPSQLRTGPAHLRQVPVHRITHGPSQLRTGPAHLRQVPVHRITHRPSQLRTGPAHLSTASKLFSAVESTDGYTGPAFMMHC; encoded by the exons ATGCAGGGAACAGCTGAACCACTAGGTCCACATCTCAGACAG GTACCAGTTCATAGGATCACTCACAGACCATCACAGCTGAGAACAGGCCCAGCACATCTCAGACAGGTACCAGTTCATAGGATCACTCACAGACCATCACAGCTGAGAACAGGCCCAGCACATCTCACACAGGTACCAGTTCATAGGATCACTCACAGACCATCACAGCTGAGAACAGGCCCAGCACATCTCAGACCGGTACCAGTTCATAGGATCACTCACAGACCATCACAGCTGAGAACAGGCCCAGCACATCTCACACAGGTACCAGTTCATAGGATCACTCACAGACCATCACAGCTGAGAACAAGCCCAGCACATCTCAGACAGGTACCAGTTCATAGGATCACTCACAGACCATCACAGCTGAGAACAGGCCCAGCACATCTCAGACAGGTACCAGTTCATAGGATCACTCACAGACCATCACAGCTGAGAACAGGCCCAGCACATCTCAGACAGGTACCAGTTCATAGGATCACTCACAGACCATCACAGCTGAGAACAGGCCCAGCACATCTCAGACAGGTACCAGTTCATAGGATCACTCACAGACCATCACAGCTGAGAACAGGCCCAGCACATCTCAGACAGGTACCAGTTCATAGGATCACTCACAGACCATCACAGCTGAGAACAGGCCCAGCACATCTCAGACAGGTACCAGTTCATAAGATCACTCACAGACCATCACAGCTGAGAACAGGCCCAGCACATCTCAGACAGGTACCAGTTCATAGGATCACTCACGGACCATCACAGCTGAGAACAGGCCCAGCACATCTCAGACAGGTACCAGTTCATAGGATCACTCACAGACCATCACAGCTGAGAACAGGCCCAGCACATCTCAGCACAGCATCAAAGCTGTTCTCTGCTGTGGAATCTACAGATGGGTATACAGGACCGGCGTTCATGATGCACTGCTAG
- the vasnb gene encoding vasorin b isoform X1, with the protein MDVRSSYSFKRVLNEYQAERGDKSDSSGTMKAFFLPPLTPFLLLLLLRLPGRTLASDCPQDCTCSTPESIFCFQRRSATMPHGVPEPTKNLYLFANGIETLAEEDFVGMESLEMLDLSQNKVTVLPDRVFEPLTSLRNLDLSANQITHLSEESFAGMALLERLYLYSNHIRTIHPAAFHGLEQLLELKLQGNQLTSLPALAMPRLLLLDLRFNTLPSLGSADLQMPNLESLKLAGLGLESLNEDLMASLGNLHELDISGNELGSFPLALREAQGLIYLSLAGNPMGPLKLEDLKNLSELQELDISNLSLQGLPDGFAQLFPHLTKLTVAENPFNCLCTLAWFPGWLRNQGVTLGRTEETRCHFPPLNAGKVLERLEHREFGCPTTTTVTASTVRTSTTMPPPVTTLPSTSPAIPGPGPSKEDTSTGTDSQPPVPASPSSSSQDPEVDFFCPSQTCLNGGTCRLDGQGHLECTCPRGFYGTYCENRHHSHPPPDQDHNDNNNYISAATVTADAPDISSRLVTSSSILLDLHRYIKVRPYIRGIRLTYRNLSGPDRRPMQLSVPASYPEYTLRGLRPNSTYTVCASPLGDLSGGDSVCTVAHTAAQQHTATGRQVEDKRLTTMLVPALAILLLLVLIAAAVGMVCYMRRKRAKGHLDLECEPAQLELEGVKAGSNIGGAMPQKQPEPAVVQNGGLEYEVLLIQDHCSPNNNMALSHKPSYF; encoded by the coding sequence gctgagagaggagacaagagtgACTCCAGTGGCACCATGAAGGCCTTCTTCCTCCCCCCGCTGACGCCCTTCCTCCTTCTTCTCTTGCTCCGGCTCCCTGGCAGGACTCTGGCCAGCGACTGTCCCCAGGACTGCACCTGCTCCACCCCAGAATCCATCTTCTGTTTCCAGCGCCGCTCTGCCACAATGCCCCATGGCGTCCCGGAACCCACCAAGAACCTCTACCTCTTCGCCAACGGCATCGAGACCCTGGCGGAGGAAGACTTTGTGGGCATGGAGAGCCTGGAGATGCTGGATCTGAGTCAGAACAAAGTCACGGTACTGCCTGACCGGGTGTTTGAGCCTCTGACTTCCCTGAGGAACTTGGACCTCTCAGCCAACCAGATCACCCATCTGTCAGAGGAGAGCTTTGCGGGCATGGCCCTACTGGAGAGGCTGTACCTCTACAGCAACCACATCCGGACTATACACCCTGCCGCCTTCCATGGCCTGGAGCAGCTGCTGGAGCTCAAGCTGCAGGGAAACCAGCTCACCTCGCTCCCCGCCCTAGCCATGCCCAGACTGCTGCTGCTGGACCTCCGCTTCAACACCCTCCCATCCCTGGGGTCAGCCGACCTCCAGATGCCCAACCTGGAGTCTCTGAAGCTGGCCGGCCTGGGCCTCGAAAGCCTGAACGAGGACCTGATGGCCAGCCTGGGGAACCTCCACGAACTGGACATCTCTGGCAACGAGCTGGGCTCCTTCCCCCTGGCGCTGAGGGAGGCCCAGGGCCTGATCTACCTGAGCCTGGCCGGGAACCCCATGGGCCCACTGAAGCTGGAGGACCTGAAGAACCTGAGCGAGCTTCAGGAGTTGGACATCAGCAACCTGAGTCTGCAGGGCTTGCCTGACGGGTTCGCACAGCTTTTCCCTCACCTGACTAAGCTGACGGTGGCAGAGAACCCTTTCAACTGCCTGTGCACCCTGGCCTGGTTTCCCGGGTGGCTCAGGAACCAGGGGGTGACTCTGGGCAGGACGGAGGAGACCCGCTGCCACTTCCCTCCCCTCAATGCTGGGAAGGTGCTGGAGAGGCTGGAGCACAGGGAGtttggctgccccaccaccactactgtcaCCGCTAGCACAGTCAGAACCAGCACCACCATGCCCCCTCCAGTCACCACCCTGCCTAGCACCTCCCCAGCCATCCCTGGACCAGGGCCCAGTAAGGAGGACACCTCAACTGGGACAGACAGCCAGCCCCCCGTCCCTGcctctcccagcagcagcagccaagACCCAGAGGTGGACTTCTTCTGCCCCTCCCAGACCTGCTTGAATGGGGGCACCTGTCGGCTGGACGGGCAAGGCCATCTGGAGTGCACCTGCCCTCGTGGCTTCTACGGCACCTATTGCGAGAACCGCCACCACTCCCACCCCCCTCCCGATCAGGACCACAATGACAACAACAATTACATTTCCGCGGCAACTGTCACCGCCGATGCCCCCGACATCAGCTCGCGCCTGGTGACCAGCTCCTCCATCCTGCTGGACCTGCACCGCTACATCAAGGTCCGGCCCTACATCCGCGGTATCCGTCTGACATACCGCAACCTGTCGGGGCCCGACCGGCGTCCCATGCAGCTCAGCGTGCCCGCTTCCTACCCGGAATACACCCTGAGGGGGCTGCGGCCCAACTCCACCTACACAGTGTGCGCCAGCCCGCTGGGCGACCTCAGCGGTGGGGACAGCGTCTGCACGGTGGCCCACACAGCGGCCCAGCAGCACACTGCCACAGGGAGGCAGGTGGAGGACAAGAGGCTGACCACCATGCTGGTGCCGGCTCTGGCCATCCTGCTGCTCCTAGTCCTGATTGCAGCCGCCGTGGGGATGGTGTGCTACATGAGGAGGAAACGGGCCAAGGGCCACCTGGATCTGGAATGTGAGCCAGCCCAGCTGGAGCTGGAGGGAGTCAAGGCTGGTTCCAACATTGGAGGGGCGATGCCCCAAAAGCAGCCGGAGCCGGCTGTGGTTCAAAATGGCGGCCTGGAGTACGAGGTGCTGCTAATACAGGATCATTGCTCGCCGAACAACAACATGGCTCTCTCTCATAAGCCCTCTTATTTCTGA
- the vasnb gene encoding vasorin b isoform X2 — MKAFFLPPLTPFLLLLLLRLPGRTLASDCPQDCTCSTPESIFCFQRRSATMPHGVPEPTKNLYLFANGIETLAEEDFVGMESLEMLDLSQNKVTVLPDRVFEPLTSLRNLDLSANQITHLSEESFAGMALLERLYLYSNHIRTIHPAAFHGLEQLLELKLQGNQLTSLPALAMPRLLLLDLRFNTLPSLGSADLQMPNLESLKLAGLGLESLNEDLMASLGNLHELDISGNELGSFPLALREAQGLIYLSLAGNPMGPLKLEDLKNLSELQELDISNLSLQGLPDGFAQLFPHLTKLTVAENPFNCLCTLAWFPGWLRNQGVTLGRTEETRCHFPPLNAGKVLERLEHREFGCPTTTTVTASTVRTSTTMPPPVTTLPSTSPAIPGPGPSKEDTSTGTDSQPPVPASPSSSSQDPEVDFFCPSQTCLNGGTCRLDGQGHLECTCPRGFYGTYCENRHHSHPPPDQDHNDNNNYISAATVTADAPDISSRLVTSSSILLDLHRYIKVRPYIRGIRLTYRNLSGPDRRPMQLSVPASYPEYTLRGLRPNSTYTVCASPLGDLSGGDSVCTVAHTAAQQHTATGRQVEDKRLTTMLVPALAILLLLVLIAAAVGMVCYMRRKRAKGHLDLECEPAQLELEGVKAGSNIGGAMPQKQPEPAVVQNGGLEYEVLLIQDHCSPNNNMALSHKPSYF, encoded by the coding sequence ATGAAGGCCTTCTTCCTCCCCCCGCTGACGCCCTTCCTCCTTCTTCTCTTGCTCCGGCTCCCTGGCAGGACTCTGGCCAGCGACTGTCCCCAGGACTGCACCTGCTCCACCCCAGAATCCATCTTCTGTTTCCAGCGCCGCTCTGCCACAATGCCCCATGGCGTCCCGGAACCCACCAAGAACCTCTACCTCTTCGCCAACGGCATCGAGACCCTGGCGGAGGAAGACTTTGTGGGCATGGAGAGCCTGGAGATGCTGGATCTGAGTCAGAACAAAGTCACGGTACTGCCTGACCGGGTGTTTGAGCCTCTGACTTCCCTGAGGAACTTGGACCTCTCAGCCAACCAGATCACCCATCTGTCAGAGGAGAGCTTTGCGGGCATGGCCCTACTGGAGAGGCTGTACCTCTACAGCAACCACATCCGGACTATACACCCTGCCGCCTTCCATGGCCTGGAGCAGCTGCTGGAGCTCAAGCTGCAGGGAAACCAGCTCACCTCGCTCCCCGCCCTAGCCATGCCCAGACTGCTGCTGCTGGACCTCCGCTTCAACACCCTCCCATCCCTGGGGTCAGCCGACCTCCAGATGCCCAACCTGGAGTCTCTGAAGCTGGCCGGCCTGGGCCTCGAAAGCCTGAACGAGGACCTGATGGCCAGCCTGGGGAACCTCCACGAACTGGACATCTCTGGCAACGAGCTGGGCTCCTTCCCCCTGGCGCTGAGGGAGGCCCAGGGCCTGATCTACCTGAGCCTGGCCGGGAACCCCATGGGCCCACTGAAGCTGGAGGACCTGAAGAACCTGAGCGAGCTTCAGGAGTTGGACATCAGCAACCTGAGTCTGCAGGGCTTGCCTGACGGGTTCGCACAGCTTTTCCCTCACCTGACTAAGCTGACGGTGGCAGAGAACCCTTTCAACTGCCTGTGCACCCTGGCCTGGTTTCCCGGGTGGCTCAGGAACCAGGGGGTGACTCTGGGCAGGACGGAGGAGACCCGCTGCCACTTCCCTCCCCTCAATGCTGGGAAGGTGCTGGAGAGGCTGGAGCACAGGGAGtttggctgccccaccaccactactgtcaCCGCTAGCACAGTCAGAACCAGCACCACCATGCCCCCTCCAGTCACCACCCTGCCTAGCACCTCCCCAGCCATCCCTGGACCAGGGCCCAGTAAGGAGGACACCTCAACTGGGACAGACAGCCAGCCCCCCGTCCCTGcctctcccagcagcagcagccaagACCCAGAGGTGGACTTCTTCTGCCCCTCCCAGACCTGCTTGAATGGGGGCACCTGTCGGCTGGACGGGCAAGGCCATCTGGAGTGCACCTGCCCTCGTGGCTTCTACGGCACCTATTGCGAGAACCGCCACCACTCCCACCCCCCTCCCGATCAGGACCACAATGACAACAACAATTACATTTCCGCGGCAACTGTCACCGCCGATGCCCCCGACATCAGCTCGCGCCTGGTGACCAGCTCCTCCATCCTGCTGGACCTGCACCGCTACATCAAGGTCCGGCCCTACATCCGCGGTATCCGTCTGACATACCGCAACCTGTCGGGGCCCGACCGGCGTCCCATGCAGCTCAGCGTGCCCGCTTCCTACCCGGAATACACCCTGAGGGGGCTGCGGCCCAACTCCACCTACACAGTGTGCGCCAGCCCGCTGGGCGACCTCAGCGGTGGGGACAGCGTCTGCACGGTGGCCCACACAGCGGCCCAGCAGCACACTGCCACAGGGAGGCAGGTGGAGGACAAGAGGCTGACCACCATGCTGGTGCCGGCTCTGGCCATCCTGCTGCTCCTAGTCCTGATTGCAGCCGCCGTGGGGATGGTGTGCTACATGAGGAGGAAACGGGCCAAGGGCCACCTGGATCTGGAATGTGAGCCAGCCCAGCTGGAGCTGGAGGGAGTCAAGGCTGGTTCCAACATTGGAGGGGCGATGCCCCAAAAGCAGCCGGAGCCGGCTGTGGTTCAAAATGGCGGCCTGGAGTACGAGGTGCTGCTAATACAGGATCATTGCTCGCCGAACAACAACATGGCTCTCTCTCATAAGCCCTCTTATTTCTGA